The sequence below is a genomic window from Serratia nevei.
CTGACGTTGACGATTTCGTTTTTGCCATAAGAAAGCTGTGGCCCGATGCGTACCCGGACGTCAACCGGCGTGGTCGAGCCCCCGGGTGGAATCAGTCCGCCATCGGACGTGCGGCAGGTAAATGCGTTGGCATTGCCAAGCAGCATGAAGAAAGATAATGCCAGGCAGCAACGTAAAAATAGCAGGGCTGTTTTTCTCACGATAATATCCCAATATATATAAATAGTGTGCGGCATTACTCCGCAATGAAATATCGCCAATCAGGCCGGTTGGCCATATTTATTCCGTTAAAGGGGAGTGAGGGCATCTCTGTTGGGGATGCCGTCGTTATCACCGTTCAGCAACGCGGTGGGATACCACCTCAACGAGTTGTTGATAGAGCCGTCCGTCACAATCACTTTTTGCCGGGCGACAAGATCCAACAACAGCCGCCGAGCCCGGTAAACACCGACGTTAACGGCATTGGCCAGTTGCCGCGTCGATAGCCATTGCTGCGGCGGCGGCAGACCGGCGACGGGGCACTTGCGGGGTGACTGCGCAAATAATGTTTGCAGCAGATCGTGCTGCAATTGCCGTATTTCCTTTTGTTTCGGAGATAACGCTTCCATAGCACTTCCTCTGTATTCCGATTGCCGTATTCCTAAGAAAAAACAAACTTTCGCTGCCTACCAACAACGAGGTAAAACGCGAACAAAGAAAAATCCTATCTATTTATCAGGATTGAAAAAAAAGGCGTTGCCCGCCCCGTTTTTACCTATACCAAGGCAGGGGTGGCGTCACGCTGAAACCTAAAATTTTGGTTTATTATATTCACAAAGTGCCACTTTGCGATCTGATTACTTGGGAATCACAGAAAAACAGGATATTGCTCTATAAAAGCATCTTTTACGATCTATGAGCCTAAAAATAACAGTAAATTAACTTCAATTAGGAAATAAATTGCGAATGTTCGCCTTGATCAAAAAAAGCCTTTTTTTGCTTGGAGGCATTTGCCAGAATATTCATCGCCGAACAAGAAGGGCGGATTAGAAAGTATTGGTCTCTGCTTGTTGTGATTTTGTTTATTTTTATATGACGAATTCATTAATGGGTGGGCCGCTGCGAACTTGCCGTAATCGACATGTTTATTGTCGGTGTCTTTGGGTTTTGGCAGTTAACCAACCAGCAAGATGCTAAAGAATCAGGGCTGCGCATATATAAGCGCGAGCGGGTTTCCTGTTGCTCTTTTTCTTGATTGGAATATGCATTTTTTCTTATAAGGAATATAGGTTCTATGAAACTTAACAAAATCATGATGGCTGCAGTGATTGCATTTGGCGCAAGTTCTTTTGCACAGGCAGCCGATCAGGGACACGGTAAGGTCACCTTCACGGGCTCTATTATTGATGCGCCATGCTCTATTGCACCCGAGTCGATCGATCAGACCGTAGATCTGGGCCAGGTTTCCAACGTGGCGTTGAAAAACGGCGGCAAATCCAACCCGCGTCCGTTTGAAATCAAACTGGAGCAGTGTGATATCACCACACTGAAAACCGTTAAAACCACCTTCAGCGGCGTAGCGTCGTCCACCGACAAGGATCTGTTGGGTATCGCGGGTACCGCCAGCGGCGCCGGCGTAGCCATCTCTTACAATGGTCAGCCGATCAAACTGGGTGAAGCGACTACCGCGCAGACCCTGAACACCGGCAACAACACTCTGCATTTCGCCGCCTACCTGCAGGGTGAAGGCGCTTCCGCCGCCATCGTTCCGGGCGATTTCACTGCCGTAGCCGATTTCACCCTGGCTTATCAGTAAGTGAGTCCGAAGGCTTAATCAACCAGGCATGGGGTTCGCCGCATGCCTGGTGAATCTCCCTGTCAAAGGAATGTCGCGATGTTTTT
It includes:
- a CDS encoding fimbrial protein, translating into MKLNKIMMAAVIAFGASSFAQAADQGHGKVTFTGSIIDAPCSIAPESIDQTVDLGQVSNVALKNGGKSNPRPFEIKLEQCDITTLKTVKTTFSGVASSTDKDLLGIAGTASGAGVAISYNGQPIKLGEATTAQTLNTGNNTLHFAAYLQGEGASAAIVPGDFTAVADFTLAYQ